The Thalassomonas actiniarum genome contains the following window.
AGGCATGACAGTTTTCTTATTCATTATTATGGCTTGCCAGTTTAATAGAGCTTAAGCGCAGAAGCTAGCTTGCTTAAGGTGAGTGCAGAAAGTTTTGGAGAATAAAGGCCGGTAACAAGGGCAGGTTTGCCCTTGATGTTTTAATACTTTCGTTAGGTCAGCTTCTGAGAAAACTCCCATGGAAACCCAAGGGAATATGATAAGGCAACCAGGCACGCATGATAGGCCCCTGCGAGAGATTATCGGCCTGAAACAGGTTAAGGCAGGTGCGCTTGCTTGGCACATGCAAAGCGGTGCCAAGGAGATAACCACTGCCTTCACGGGCTTTATTGGTGGTGATCACATGCTCTTCAACCAGGTAATCTTCACCGTAATAATATTCATCCACTGCCCCGGTATCTGTGTTTAACCTGCGTATAGAATCTGCCCAGAGCGTGTTGTTTTTATTGCCTGTGGTGTAAAGCAAACGGTTTCTGTGGCCAACCAGGTGGTCATAAATTCTAGGGAATTCACTGTCGCCGTCAATATATTGCTCAGTGAAGCCACCATTGGGTTTTAGCGTATATAACACGGTTTGTGAGCGGTTGGTATGCTTGCCTGTCTCGCCCTGCATCAAGGCTGATAAATTATGTAGCGAGCCGACATCCGGATATAAACTGGCGTCAAAATGTATGCTGCCGTCGCGCTCTTCCCAGGCATTGCCAAAATGAAAAGCAAAGCCCGGGGGCAGTTGATAGCTTTTCTTCAGGGTTAAGTGTGCTTTATCTATCACTAATACCCGCATCGGCTGTTCTTTTTCAAAGCGGGTGCGCTCAAAAAATCCTTTGCCCGCGCCATTGGGGGACAGGGAAGGTAAGATCAGCAAGATATGCTTATGGGTGATTAAAAAGTCATGCAGCATGCCGCGATAACCGGCATCGACCACGGCGGCATTTTTCATCTGACCGTTTGCCGATAAATGATAGAGCACCGCCTGGCCATTGCCGTTAAGACCAAAATTGAAGATATCGCCGCCGGGATCTATTTTCGGGTGGGCAGAAAACGGCATGCCTTTTAAGCTTTGGCCAAACGGGCTGTTTTGCCCGAGGTTGACCCAATCGCTGCTGTTCAGTGTCTGTGGGTTAACCTGCATCGGCGAGCCTGCTTCCCACAGGGTCCAGAGCTTATCGCCCACGCTGATCACGTTAGTGTTGGAGCTATTGATACTATCGGCATGATGCACCGCCAGGGCACCGGCAATTTTGGTATCCGGCCCCGAGTAGAGGAACTTGCCCGCCTGTTGTTCTCTGGCAAATTTCGGGGTATTGATAAATTTCCCCTGATGAAAAAGCTTGCCATTGCCAAAGTTAAAGCTGTGGAGCATGCCGTCACCTTCAAATAGGTGCCGGTACCTGAGGTTACCCCGTTCATGGCCCGCCGGGCCGATACGGTAAAGTGTCCCCTTTAAATCCCCCGGCATTTTCCCCTCAATGGTTAAGGCTTTTAAGGCAAAATTTTCCGTGACATTGGCAAAACCGATCAAGGCGGGATTGTCCTGCAGCGCCCGGGCAAATTGTGCTTTTGTTGATAACGGCATCGGGACCGGATCTATTATTTTTGCCAGCGCCTGCATGCCAGGGGCCATTGCCAGGCTGCTACCGGCGACCATGGATAAATTTTTTATAAAATGACGTCTGTTCATCATACTGTCCGTTGTTAATAGTGGCTGTGATTAATAAATGACTTTGCTGGAGAGCTTGAGGTCACCGCCGTTTACCTGAAATTTCATTTCCTGATATTTTGCCGGGCCAAAATTTGGCATGGCATTGTTGGAAAATCCGTAACCTTCGGTGGGTATGCCAAAAAGATTGCTGTCGAGTTTGCCGTTGTTATTTTCATCGTGATAAAAGCGCAGTGCGTATTCACCGCTGTCGACATCCTGAAAGATCAGGGTGGCATTGCCTGATTTTGCTTTGGTCATAGTGGCCAGCTCGGCTTTGCCCTGGTTATAATTTTCTTCGCCATGAAATAGCTGAATATAGAGTTTCCCCTGGTCATTTTTTATCCCGGTGATCTCCAGCTGGATATTGGCACTGTGGGCAAAAAAGCTGCTCAGGGTGAATGCGCCTGTGATGAATAATGTGTTTATTGTTTTAATCATAAAAGTACTCCTTTTTATGTTTTTCGTATAAATCACTTAAGGTGAATAACAAGCCATTGCCTGGCGTTGAAAAAACTTTAAAATAGGGCGATGTGATCGCCAAGGCAGATTACGTGAACCGCGCCATTTTTTCGTAAAAAGCACAGTAAAGGTTGAAGTACCATTGACGATTCGTGAATTTTTCCTTAAATATCATATAGAAAGTGAGTTGTTTAATAAAAAGACAATCAAAACGGATTGCCTGGTTTTACTGATAGCAGGCGTAGTTTTAGCTTTGCTGGCGCCTTTTGGTATGAACAAAATTGCCCTGGGCAGCAACATTGCCTTTTGGGTGACCGCCTGTTTTGTTGGGCATTTGCTTTATTCACCCTTGTTCTTTTTCGGGACTAAATATTTGCAGCGTTTTCCTTTGCCTGTCTGGGCGGGATTATTGCTGTTGTCGGTCGTCGGCGGATTTTTGATGTGTTTTGTGATCACTTTTATCAGCTGGTTATATCTGGGCGGTCGTGCCGATTATCTTGCCGATATCCCCATTCTCTTTCCAAAAACCTTTTTAATTGGTGTGATCATCACCTTGGTAAAACTGTTTAAGCACTACATTAAGCACCAAAACGAGCAACTAGCGCAGCAAAAGCAAATTCAGCAGGAGCAGGAGACCAGCGTTAACTTTATGGCTAAGTTGCCAAAAGATAAACGCGGCACCTTGTTGTGTCTGGAAATGGATGATCATTACCTTAAGGTACATACCGATAAAGGGCATCACATGTTGTTGATGCGTTTAAAAGATGCTTTAGAAGACTTGGTTCATTACCCGGGGCTGCAGACCCACAGATCCTGGTGGGTGGCAGAAGAAGCCATTCGTGAAAGTGTTAAGCAGGAGCGCAAAGTGTCGTTAAGGCTGAGCAATGATTTGCTGGTGCCTGTCTCCAGAACGTATCTGCCGCAGCTGAAAGCGAGGAACTTGCTCTGAGAGCTTGTTAATTAAGGTGTTGTTGCTGCTGATAATGTTTTTGTCTGCTCAGCATCAAAGCGCGTCTTCAATAAAAGATAATCTATGTTTGCACAAGCAATCATTAGCAAAAAAACAAAGCACATGCTAAAACTTTTACACTATTTACAAAACTGCCTCCCTGATGAATAAAGCAGCCCTGTCGGTACTCAATACCGTTTTTGGTTACCCCGAATTTAGAAGCCCCCAGGATGAAGTCATTGACACTGTGATTAATGGTGGCGATGCCCTGGTATTAATGCCGACAGGTGGCGGTAAGTCTCTTTGTTATCAAATACCTGCACTGATCCGCCCGGGGTGTGCCATTGTTATTTCACCGCTGATTGCCTTAATGCAGGACCAGGTGAATGCACTGACCCAGCTGGGCATTAATGCCGGTTTTTTAAATTCAACGCTGGATAACAATCAGGCTTTAGCGGTTGAGCAGGCGCTTTTTCAGGGGGAATTAGAGCTACTTTATATTGCCCCCGAGCGTTTAACCCAGCCCAGAACCTTGTCCATGCTGCAGCAATGCTCTATTGCCTTATTTGCCATTGATGAAGCCCATTGTGTTTCGCAGTGGGGGCATGACTTTCGGGCAGATTATCTAGAGTTGTCGTTATTACACCAGCAATTTCCTTCGGTGCCGCGCATCGCCTTAACGGCGACGGCGGATCCCCGCACCCATCAGGAAATCAGCGAAAGACTGCAGCTTGATCAGGCCAGGCATTTTATCGCCGGGTTTGACCGGCCGAATATCCAGTATCGCATCCATCAAAAGCATAATGGCCGCCAGCAGTTATTAAGCTTTATCCGCAGCGAGCATGAACATGACGCCGGTATTGTTTATTGCCTGTCCCGCAAAAAAACCGAAGAAACCGCCAGCTGGTTATGCCAGCAGGGGTTACAGGCCTTGCCTTATCATGCCGGGTTAGCACCACAGGTGAAAGAGCAGCATCAAAACCGTTTTTTACGGGAAGACGGCATTATTATCGTCGCCACCATCGCTTTTGGCATGGGCATAGATAAACCCGATGTCCGTTTTGTTGCCCATCTCGACTTGCCAAAAAGCATAGAGTCTTATTATCAGGAAACCGGGCGGGCAGGGCGTGACGGCCAGGCGGCGACTGCCTGGATGGTTTATGGCTTGCAGGATGTGATCAAGCTCAAACAGATGCTGGACAGATCCGAAGCCCCCGACATGCAAAAGCGCATTGAACGCCAGCGTTTAGATGCCATGTTAGGGCTTTGTGAAATTACCACCTGCCGCAGGCAAACCTTATTGGCTTATTTTAATGAACATTTGCACCGGCCCTGCGGCAATTGCGATACCTGTATTACCCCGGTGCAAACCTGGGACGGCACCGAGGCGGCACGTAAGGCGTTGAGCTGTGTCTACCGCACCGGGCAACGTTTCGGCGTTAATCACCTTATCGATGTGCTTCTGGGGAAAAGCACGGCCAAAGTGCAGCAATTTCATCACCAAACACTGAGTACTTATGCCATAGGGAGTGAGCTGGAAAGCAATCAGTGGCATTCTGTGTTCCGCCAGTTAGTGTCGCGCGGTTATATATATGCCGATATGGATAGTTTCGGCGCCTTTAAGCTGACGGAGAAATGCCGCCCTTTATTGCGCGGCGAACAAAGCATTGAACTGCGCAAAGATAACACCGGAAAGATGAAAAAGAAAAAAGCATCAAAATCAGCAGCTGTTCCTGAATATGCCCAGCCCTTATGGGAAGCGCTCAGGGCGTTAAGGAAACAGCTGGCGGATGAGCATGGTGTTCCCGCTTATACGGTTTTTCATGACAGTACTATGATGGAAATGATCAGTATCCGCCCTGAGAATAGGGAGCAGCTGTTAAACATCAGCGGTGTCGGGGTCAGTAAATTAGATAAGTACGGCGAGCAGTTTTTGGCGGTTATTGCCGAGCATAATCAACAATAAAAGAATAGCCTTGGTTCATTCGATAAAAGTATAAATATCGGTCAGATTTGATTGCATGCTGGCAGGTGAGGGTAAATTATTTTTATTAGAGAAAACAAAACTCTACATGGATGTTCATTCAGTGAAAACGATCATTGATGAAAAGTCAGCTTATTTCATCATAGGAAGCTATTAACTCATTATTAAAATAGGTCGAAATCAGTTCTCCCTGCCAATGACATATTGAAATGATGGGCTGCCTCTGCCGCCCACCATAATCTTGGGTATTGATTTCATGGTGAACTGCTTTATTTTGTAAGTCGCCATTGAGCTTGAGCATCAGTGCAGAAAGCGGGGCAATCGAACGCCAGCTTTTACTTGTCGACCAAAGGAAATAATAATGATCATCCTGATCTTCAGGGTTATCTTTTTCGATATAGATAGATTGTAAAACAGGCACGCTTGCCCCAAACATACGCCCGGGCATACGTGATTTAATCACTTTTTTCTCGAATGAGAATTGACCTTCACTATCGGTTGATGCATAGGTAACTTGCTCTTTCCCGTCTTCATAGCCTTCATACATCAGCCTACGAACCACCTCTATTCCGGCGACAGGTTTACCATTATCGGTAATACAGCCGCGTACCTCGGCTGACAATTCAACATCGTGGCGTTTAAACAGTCCAAACATGGCTCGGCCTCCTTGGTGAAGAGAAGTTTTGTTTACCTGAGCATATAAGGGGAAATTTTTGATATTCCAGAGCTGGATTTATGCTGCTGGAAATTGTTTGCTCTAACCAAAAGTATCGCTTTTGCTGATAATTGCTTTACAGAAATTTCCCAAGCTGAAAATTTAGTATGGTTGGCTTTATCATTTATTCAATAGCTTTTTATAAAAGCTGATTCGATAAAATGACGGGGAGGGGGATTATCAGGCATTGGCCTTTTGGAGTATAAGGGAAGGCCCGTTATCTTTGCGTCAATGCCATAGCTGTGAGCAGCTTAGCGCAAAGATAACGGAAATGTGCTTTAGCTGGCTGTACTCCCCATGGGCTCGGGGTAAGCTTGCGGCAACATGGCGAAACTTTCTTCGGCGAAACCGACCCCGGCTTCGGTATAGAAGTTAAAGACTTTGTCTATGCCGTACTCAATCAATTCTTCCCGTTCATCGTCATAGCGGGCGATGGCGGCAATTTGCCCCTGGTAGTTGGCGGTTTTTAACTGGCTGGCAATGCTTTTACTGTCCTGTACCGAAGGCAGGGCCAGCAGGATTAAATGGATCTTGCTCAGGTCGATATTTTCCCAGAAAAAAGCATCTTCCCCGTCGCCGTAACAGGCCTGCATGCCTTTTTTGCTGATCTGTTTTATTTTTTCCTTGTCGGCATCCATTCCCCAAACCCGGGTATTGCCGTGGGTGGATAATGCCTGGTAGGCCCCCATACCAACCCGGCCCATGCCGATAACGATGACAGGAGCATCCTCGGGCTGTTCAAATACGTCTTCGGGCAGGCGGGTGCTGCGCTCGAATTTTCTCAGGAAATCTTTATGGCGGGCAAAGATAATATGGGAAAAGCGGTACAGCACATTGGTGAGGACAAAAGAGATTGACACCGCCAGTGCCAGGATCACCAGCCACTCGTTGGCCAACCAGCCGGCCTTGACGCTGATAGCGGTGACGATCAGGCCAAATTCACTGTAATTGCTTAACCCCAGGGCACTTAAATAGGCGGTCCGGCAGCGAATTTTCAGTGCGCACAGCAGCAGGAAAAACAGCACAAATTTGACCGGCAACAACAGTGCCAGTGCTGAGGCCAGCCCCAGCATTTGCCAGTCGGGCAGGGCGGTAAAGCCTATGGTCAGGAAGAAGCCGATTAAAAAGATATCTTTAAAACTCAGCAGCGACTTAGAGATTTCCGTTGCTTTAGGGTGCGTGGCCAGCAACATGCCTATAAGCAGGGCGCCGAGATCACCTTTGATATTTACCAGTTCAAACAATTCATAACTGCCCAGCGCCAGGAAAAAGCCTCCCAAAGGCATTAACTCGCCGTGACCGGCGTGACTGATCACCCGGCTGAGCAGCGGACGCAGCAGCACCAAAACTAACAGCGCCGGAGCCCATATGGAGGGGGTTTTTCCCGTAGCCAGCACTAAAAAGATCACCGCGACGATATCCTGCATCACCAGGATGCCGATGGCGAGTTTGCCGTGGCGGGTTTTCATTTCCCCTTGCTCTTCCAACAGCTTGACGACGCAAACCGTGCTGCTGAAACTCAAAGCAAAAGCGATCAAGGCGGCGGTGGTGAAGTCGAGATCGGCAAAGTAGGCCACGGCCCCCATGATCAGCAATTTGGAGAGTACGGCAACCGTCACCACCCAAATCAGGGTATGGCTTAAACTGGCGAGCCAGATTTCCGGTTTGAATAAGTCTTTGACGTTTAGTTTCAACCCGATCGTAAATAACATCAAGGTGATGCCTAAATCTGCCAGAGCCTGGAGATTGTCATCCGCCTGGAAGCCGAGGAAATGCAGTAAAAAACCGGCAAACAGGTAGCCGATAGAAGGGGGCAGCGACACCGACTTTGATGCCAGGCCGCAAATAAACGCAAAAAGTATCCAGATAAATTCCATTTGGCCCTCAAGTTGTTCAATTTGCCATGAAAAGCAAAAAGTTGTTGCTAGTGTTAAGTTGTAGGTAGTGTAAAATTGCTAGTCGTTATTTGTGTTTAGCTTGTCTTTGTTTTCATTTGCTTTTCTTTAGCAGTAACTGGTTCAGCTGTTTATGCATCACCTCGACGATTAACGGCTGCGCCGCCTGGTTCGGGTGAATGCCGTCCGCCTGCATCAGTTTCGGGTTGGTGGCTATCTCTTCCATAAAAAACTGCAATAACGGAATATTTTCCTGTTCGGCGACCTGGGTGAAGGTATCGGTAAATAACTGGTTATATCTGGGGCCGTAATTGGGGGGAATACGGATATTCATGATCGCCACCGGAATATCTTTTTCCTTGGCCAGCCGGATTATTTGTAACAAGTTGTTTTTTATCAGCTTGGGGGGAAAGCCGCGCAGGCCGTCATTGCCGCCGAGTTCTATTAGCAGATAATCGACTTTTTCTTTCGATAAAATGCCCGGCAGGCGAGATAAACCGCCTGCTGTGGTCTCGCCGCTTATGCTAGCATTAGTGATCATAAAGGGGGCATTTTGCTCGTTGAGGGTTTGATTAAGTAAACTGACCCAGCCTTCATTTTGTTGCATTCCATAGCTTGCACTGAGACTATCACCTAGTAATACAATAGAGTTAGCCGCTTTAACCTGAGCACTTAGGGTTAGCAAGCAAAACATTAACAAAGTAAAAAAAGTATTTTTTATCATGAAGTTAAATTCCGAAATTATCCTTAAAGCCGATGCGTTAGCCAAGTCAGTTGCCTTGGAAAATAAAAACCTGGATCTGTTACTCGAGATAAATCTTGAAGTTAATGCAGGTGAAACACTGGCGATTGTCGGTTCCTCCGGCTCAGGTAAAACCACCTTATTATCCTTGCTTGCCGGACTGGACCTCCCCTCGTCAGGTGCAGTTTATCTTAAAAACCATGGTTTGCACCAGCTAAATGAAGAGCAGCGCAGTCAGGTACGAGCAGAGCACGTGGGATTTATTTTCCAGCAGTTTCTTTTAGTTAACAGTTTGACCGCGCTTGAAAACGTGATGTTGCCCGCCGAGCTGGCCAATATGGCAAATGCCAGGGAAAGCGCTAAAGCTTTGCTTGAGCAGGTGGGCTTAGGAGATCGCATTGATCATTTCCCTTCCCAGTTATCCGGCGGTGAGCAGCAAAGGGTCGCCATTGCCCGCGCCTTTATTTCCAAGCCGGATATTTTATTTGCCGATGAGCCCACAGGCAACTTGGATACCCGTACCGGCGAGCATATCACCGAGTTGCTGTTTAACCTGAACCAGCAATTTGGCACTACCTTGGTGCTGGTGACCCATGATCCTAAACTGGCGGATAAGTGCCAGCGCCGGGTGGTGATGGAGAGCGGACAGCTTATTGAAGAAGTTACTAACATTGCCAATGTCGGTTAGACCGGGCTTTTAATAGGAAAACAATGACCTATGAATATTTTTAATGCTGTCTGGTTCAGGCAATCAAAACGTTTACTGCTGCATGAACTACGCCGGGGTGATCTCACCATTATTTGCCTGGCGATTGTGCTGGCGGTGGCCACGGTATTTTCCCTGTCGGGATTTTCCGGGCAGATACAACAGGCTTTGCTCAATAAAAGCACCAGCTTTATTGCCTCAGATCGGGTGCTGCAAACCAGCCGCGAGATAGCCCCGGCGATTATCGACAAAAGCGAGCAGCTCGGCCTTGATAATGCCAAGCAAGTATTAATGTCGTCCATGGTGTTTGCCGGCGACAAGATGCAGCTGGCACAACTTAAGGCGGTTTCCGATGCTTATCCGCTTAGAGGCGAGCTGCTGATCTCTTTCCCGCAGCACAAGTTAGTTAACCAGCGCCGTAACGCGCCTGAGGCCGGCAAGGTCTGGGTGGAGAAGAAAGTCTTATCCGCGCTGGATTTGACTATGGGGGATACCATAGAAATAGGTGTCAGCAGTTTTGTGCTTGACGGCATTATCGAGCAAATTCCCGATGCCAGTTTCAGCGTCTTTACCAATGGCCCGGCGATTATTTTAAATGAGTCGGATATCGGCAAAACCCAGCTGATACAGCCGGCCAGTCGCCTCACTTATAAGTATTTATTTGCCGGCGACAATGATGCGGTTGAAGCATTTGAGGCCTGGATCAAACCGCAAGTGAACGAAACCCAGCGCTGGTACGATATCCAGTCACGGCAATCGCCGCTCGCCAATGCCCTTAACCGCGCGGAAAAGTATCTCTCCCTGGCCAGTATGCTGGGTATTATCCTCGCCGCCGTTGCGGTCGCAGTCGCCAGTCGCCGTTACAGCCACAGGCACCAACCTATGGTGGCGGTGTTTAAGGCCATGGGGGCGTCTATGGCCCATATCCAGAAACTCTATTGCCTGCATTGGGGGCTGCTGAGTCTTTTCGGCATTTTTGTCGGTATCGTCCTGGGCTATGCCTTATTGCAGGGCGGCTTATATGCGGTGAAGGACTTTTTGCCGGTAAACGATTTTGTCTTTAGCTGGTATCCGCTGGTCATTTCCTGTGTCACCGGGCTGATTTGCGCCATTGCCTTTGCGGTGACGCCGTTAAAACATCTGGTGGCGACACCGGCTTTGTCGGTGATCCGCGGTTTTTCCCAACAGGAAAGCGGTGCTGATAATGGCAGTTCGCTTTCCTTTAAACAGAGAGTACAACAAGGCGGCCAGTATCTTTTACCGCTGGCGGCGCTGTTTACCCTGCTGTTTATGTTCAGCAAAGATTTGCTGTTAAGTTTTGCCTTGCTTATCGGCGGCATTCTGGTGGCGGGTATTCTGGTGCTCTTTGGCCGCGGCCTGATGAGTGCAGGCCGGGTTGCCGGTACCCAGGCGGGTAAATCCTGGCATCTGGCGATGGCGAATTTAAAACGACGGGCAAAAGAAAACAGTGTTCAGCTGGTAAGCTTTACCATAGCGATTAAGTTGTTGTTATTGATTGTGGTGATCCGCAGCGCTTTGCTGAGCGAATGGCAGCAGCAATTACCCCAGGATGCGCCGAACCGCTTTTTGATCAATGTCAGCGGGCCGGAAGTGACCCAGGTAGATGACTTTGTTGCCAAACACGGTTTAAAAACCAGCGGTTTATATCCCGTGGTACGGGGACGGCTAACTGCGATTAATGAAGAAAAAGTCGCGCAAAAAGTCACCAAGGAAGAAGATAAGGCGTCGGATAACGGCAGGCGCGGTGTCGGCCGAGAGCTTAACCTGACCTGGCGCGAGCAGTTGCCGAAGGAAAATAACATCATTGACGGCAGTTGGTGGAGCGAGTCGGGTGCTGAATCAAGTGGGCAGCCCCAGGTCTCGGTTGAGCACGGGTTGGCCGAG
Protein-coding sequences here:
- a CDS encoding carotenoid oxygenase family protein; this encodes MMNRRHFIKNLSMVAGSSLAMAPGMQALAKIIDPVPMPLSTKAQFARALQDNPALIGFANVTENFALKALTIEGKMPGDLKGTLYRIGPAGHERGNLRYRHLFEGDGMLHSFNFGNGKLFHQGKFINTPKFAREQQAGKFLYSGPDTKIAGALAVHHADSINSSNTNVISVGDKLWTLWEAGSPMQVNPQTLNSSDWVNLGQNSPFGQSLKGMPFSAHPKIDPGGDIFNFGLNGNGQAVLYHLSANGQMKNAAVVDAGYRGMLHDFLITHKHILLILPSLSPNGAGKGFFERTRFEKEQPMRVLVIDKAHLTLKKSYQLPPGFAFHFGNAWEERDGSIHFDASLYPDVGSLHNLSALMQGETGKHTNRSQTVLYTLKPNGGFTEQYIDGDSEFPRIYDHLVGHRNRLLYTTGNKNNTLWADSIRRLNTDTGAVDEYYYGEDYLVEEHVITTNKAREGSGYLLGTALHVPSKRTCLNLFQADNLSQGPIMRAWLPYHIPLGFHGSFLRS
- a CDS encoding ABC transporter permease; protein product: MNIFNAVWFRQSKRLLLHELRRGDLTIICLAIVLAVATVFSLSGFSGQIQQALLNKSTSFIASDRVLQTSREIAPAIIDKSEQLGLDNAKQVLMSSMVFAGDKMQLAQLKAVSDAYPLRGELLISFPQHKLVNQRRNAPEAGKVWVEKKVLSALDLTMGDTIEIGVSSFVLDGIIEQIPDASFSVFTNGPAIILNESDIGKTQLIQPASRLTYKYLFAGDNDAVEAFEAWIKPQVNETQRWYDIQSRQSPLANALNRAEKYLSLASMLGIILAAVAVAVASRRYSHRHQPMVAVFKAMGASMAHIQKLYCLHWGLLSLFGIFVGIVLGYALLQGGLYAVKDFLPVNDFVFSWYPLVISCVTGLICAIAFAVTPLKHLVATPALSVIRGFSQQESGADNGSSLSFKQRVQQGGQYLLPLAALFTLLFMFSKDLLLSFALLIGGILVAGILVLFGRGLMSAGRVAGTQAGKSWHLAMANLKRRAKENSVQLVSFTIAIKLLLLIVVIRSALLSEWQQQLPQDAPNRFLINVSGPEVTQVDDFVAKHGLKTSGLYPVVRGRLTAINEEKVAQKVTKEEDKASDNGRRGVGRELNLTWREQLPKENNIIDGSWWSESGAESSGQPQVSVEHGLAERLELKIGDTLTFQLGSEFFTVPVTSIREVNWQSMQPNFFMIFSPGVLADFPATYISSLYIPDEKDQALQDFMTQHPTISMIDVDAMIGQLHSVIEQVSLAVEFILVLVVIAGSLVLVAQVQASMEEREREVAILRTLGAKGALLRNSVLFEFVALGAIAGFMASIAMEIAVYFLQTRVFDMSASLHFQYWGLGIVSGGLFVGLVGMLSCWRLLNMSSVTLIRRTM
- a CDS encoding arylesterase; translated protein: MIKNTFFTLLMFCLLTLSAQVKAANSIVLLGDSLSASYGMQQNEGWVSLLNQTLNEQNAPFMITNASISGETTAGGLSRLPGILSKEKVDYLLIELGGNDGLRGFPPKLIKNNLLQIIRLAKEKDIPVAIMNIRIPPNYGPRYNQLFTDTFTQVAEQENIPLLQFFMEEIATNPKLMQADGIHPNQAAQPLIVEVMHKQLNQLLLKKSK
- a CDS encoding DUF2141 domain-containing protein, coding for MIKTINTLFITGAFTLSSFFAHSANIQLEITGIKNDQGKLYIQLFHGEENYNQGKAELATMTKAKSGNATLIFQDVDSGEYALRFYHDENNNGKLDSNLFGIPTEGYGFSNNAMPNFGPAKYQEMKFQVNGGDLKLSSKVIY
- a CDS encoding LytTR family DNA-binding domain-containing protein, with protein sequence MTIREFFLKYHIESELFNKKTIKTDCLVLLIAGVVLALLAPFGMNKIALGSNIAFWVTACFVGHLLYSPLFFFGTKYLQRFPLPVWAGLLLLSVVGGFLMCFVITFISWLYLGGRADYLADIPILFPKTFLIGVIITLVKLFKHYIKHQNEQLAQQKQIQQEQETSVNFMAKLPKDKRGTLLCLEMDDHYLKVHTDKGHHMLLMRLKDALEDLVHYPGLQTHRSWWVAEEAIRESVKQERKVSLRLSNDLLVPVSRTYLPQLKARNLL
- a CDS encoding cation:proton antiporter family protein; this encodes MEFIWILFAFICGLASKSVSLPPSIGYLFAGFLLHFLGFQADDNLQALADLGITLMLFTIGLKLNVKDLFKPEIWLASLSHTLIWVVTVAVLSKLLIMGAVAYFADLDFTTAALIAFALSFSSTVCVVKLLEEQGEMKTRHGKLAIGILVMQDIVAVIFLVLATGKTPSIWAPALLVLVLLRPLLSRVISHAGHGELMPLGGFFLALGSYELFELVNIKGDLGALLIGMLLATHPKATEISKSLLSFKDIFLIGFFLTIGFTALPDWQMLGLASALALLLPVKFVLFFLLLCALKIRCRTAYLSALGLSNYSEFGLIVTAISVKAGWLANEWLVILALAVSISFVLTNVLYRFSHIIFARHKDFLRKFERSTRLPEDVFEQPEDAPVIVIGMGRVGMGAYQALSTHGNTRVWGMDADKEKIKQISKKGMQACYGDGEDAFFWENIDLSKIHLILLALPSVQDSKSIASQLKTANYQGQIAAIARYDDEREELIEYGIDKVFNFYTEAGVGFAEESFAMLPQAYPEPMGSTAS
- a CDS encoding ABC transporter ATP-binding protein, which encodes MKLNSEIILKADALAKSVALENKNLDLLLEINLEVNAGETLAIVGSSGSGKTTLLSLLAGLDLPSSGAVYLKNHGLHQLNEEQRSQVRAEHVGFIFQQFLLVNSLTALENVMLPAELANMANARESAKALLEQVGLGDRIDHFPSQLSGGEQQRVAIARAFISKPDILFADEPTGNLDTRTGEHITELLFNLNQQFGTTLVLVTHDPKLADKCQRRVVMESGQLIEEVTNIANVG
- the recQ gene encoding DNA helicase RecQ; the protein is MNKAALSVLNTVFGYPEFRSPQDEVIDTVINGGDALVLMPTGGGKSLCYQIPALIRPGCAIVISPLIALMQDQVNALTQLGINAGFLNSTLDNNQALAVEQALFQGELELLYIAPERLTQPRTLSMLQQCSIALFAIDEAHCVSQWGHDFRADYLELSLLHQQFPSVPRIALTATADPRTHQEISERLQLDQARHFIAGFDRPNIQYRIHQKHNGRQQLLSFIRSEHEHDAGIVYCLSRKKTEETASWLCQQGLQALPYHAGLAPQVKEQHQNRFLREDGIIIVATIAFGMGIDKPDVRFVAHLDLPKSIESYYQETGRAGRDGQAATAWMVYGLQDVIKLKQMLDRSEAPDMQKRIERQRLDAMLGLCEITTCRRQTLLAYFNEHLHRPCGNCDTCITPVQTWDGTEAARKALSCVYRTGQRFGVNHLIDVLLGKSTAKVQQFHHQTLSTYAIGSELESNQWHSVFRQLVSRGYIYADMDSFGAFKLTEKCRPLLRGEQSIELRKDNTGKMKKKKASKSAAVPEYAQPLWEALRALRKQLADEHGVPAYTVFHDSTMMEMISIRPENREQLLNISGVGVSKLDKYGEQFLAVIAEHNQQ
- a CDS encoding DUF6795 domain-containing protein encodes the protein MFGLFKRHDVELSAEVRGCITDNGKPVAGIEVVRRLMYEGYEDGKEQVTYASTDSEGQFSFEKKVIKSRMPGRMFGASVPVLQSIYIEKDNPEDQDDHYYFLWSTSKSWRSIAPLSALMLKLNGDLQNKAVHHEINTQDYGGRQRQPIISICHWQGELISTYFNNELIASYDEIS